GTCTGCCATCCCGGGTTCACCTGCGGCTACCGGCTGCGCACCGGCGGCGCCTCGCTGGCGTACGTTCCCGACAACGAGCTGCGCGAGGCGGATGCCGCGCAGTATCGGCAGATGGTGGAATGGGCCGCGGGGGTGGACCTGCTGGTGCACGATGCCATGTGGCGCGACGACGAGTACGCGCGCTACCGCGGCTGGGGGCACGGCAGCGTGGGGGATGCCGTGCGGCTGGCGGAGGACGCGGGCGCGCGGCGGCTCCTGCTCTTCCACTACGCACCCGAGCGGAGGGACGACGAGCTGGACGACATCGTCAGCGAGGTGCGGCGCGGGCTGGCGGAGCGCGGGTCGGCGCTGCGCGTGGACCCGGCGTGCGAGGGCGTGGCGATCTCCCTGTGCCGGGGGGACGCATGAGCACCGTGCTTCCGGAGTCCGCCGCGGCCGGGCCGCTCCCGCAACGCGTCGCCCGGCCGCCGCGTCCCCTGCTGCTGCATTCCGCGGCGTGGACGCCGCCCGCGCCGCTGGCCGCTGCGCTGGAGACGCGGACCATCGGCTCGCTCCGGGAGGTGGAGGAGCCCGACGCGCCGACGGTGCTGGTGCTCGACCAGGGGCTGGCCGCGGGGGCGGACGACCTGGAGGCGGCGCTGCGGGCGCTTCCGGACGCCGTAATCGTTGTTCCCGCGGACGAGGAGACGGATGCTGTCGCGCGATGGAGCGAGCGCGTGCTGCTGACGCTGCCCGAGGCGGACGAGGCGGCGGCGAGGGCCATCCGAGGCGCGCTGCGGCTTTCCGCCGCGCGGCTGTCACAGGCGCGGCTGGAGCGCGAGCTGGCCGGTGCGCGCAGCCAGTTGCGCGAGCTGGCCGGCGTGGGGATGGCGCTGATGACGGAGCGCGACCCGGACCGCCTGCTGAACACCATCCTCTCCAAGGCCCGCCAGCTCACCGCCAGCGACGCGGGAAGCCTGTACCTGGTGGAAGAGGAGGACGGCGAGCGCCGCCTCTGCTTCACGCTGGCTCAGAACGATTCCATCGACGCGCCGTTCCGCGCCTTTACCCTGCCGCTGGACACCACCAGCGTGGCGGGGTACGCCGCCACCACGGGCGAGACGCTGCGCATCGCGGACGCGTACGACCTGCCGGATGACGCGCCGTACCGCCTGAACCGCAGCTTCGACGAGCGGTTTGGCTATCGCACCTGCTCCATGCTCGTCGTTCCGATGGTGGACCACCGCGGCGGCGTGGTGGGCGTGCTGCAGCTCATCAACCACAAGCGCGATCCCGCGGCGCGCATCGACGGTCCGGACGCCGCGGCGCAGTGGGTGATGCCGTACCGGCCGCGAGAGATGGAGCTGGTGCAGGCGCTGGCGGGTCAGGCAGCCGTGTCCATCGAAAATTCGCGCCTGTACCGGCAGGTGGAGAACCTGTTCGAGAGCTTCGTGAAGGCCGCCGTCGTCGCGGTGGACCAGCGCGACCCCACCACCTCCGGCCACAGCGTGCGCGTGGCCACGCTCACCTGCGACCTGGCCGTGGCGCTGGAGCGCGGCGGGCGCGGGCGGTACGCGGGGATGCGCTTCACGAGCGAGCAGATGCGGGAGCTGCGGTACGCCTCGCTCCTGCACGACTTCGGCAAGGTGGGGGTGCGCGAGGAGGTGCTGGTGAAGCCCAAGAAGCTGCCGCCGCTGCTGATGGAGCGCGTGCAGGGTCGCTTCGCCTTCATCCGCCGCACGCTGGAGATGGAGCACTACCGCGCCCGCGCCCACGCCGCCGAGCGTGGCGAGCGGCTGGCGGACGCGGCCATGGAGGCGCGGATGGCGGAGCTGGAGCGCGTGCGCACGCTCGTGCTTTCCGCCAACGAGCCGACCATCCTGCCGGAAAAGGCCGCGGCGGAGCTGGACGGGCTCTCGGCGCTCACCTTCGCCGGGCCGGAGGGCATGCCGCTGCCGTACCTGACGGAAGAGGAGCTGGCCTACCTGCGCATTCCCAAGGGCTCGCTGACGGACGACGAGCGCAGGGAGATCGAGAGCCACGTGGAGCAGACGTACCGCTTCCTGGTGCAGATTCC
The sequence above is drawn from the Longimicrobium sp. genome and encodes:
- a CDS encoding HD domain-containing phosphohydrolase, which encodes MSTVLPESAAAGPLPQRVARPPRPLLLHSAAWTPPAPLAAALETRTIGSLREVEEPDAPTVLVLDQGLAAGADDLEAALRALPDAVIVVPADEETDAVARWSERVLLTLPEADEAAARAIRGALRLSAARLSQARLERELAGARSQLRELAGVGMALMTERDPDRLLNTILSKARQLTASDAGSLYLVEEEDGERRLCFTLAQNDSIDAPFRAFTLPLDTTSVAGYAATTGETLRIADAYDLPDDAPYRLNRSFDERFGYRTCSMLVVPMVDHRGGVVGVLQLINHKRDPAARIDGPDAAAQWVMPYRPREMELVQALAGQAAVSIENSRLYRQVENLFESFVKAAVVAVDQRDPTTSGHSVRVATLTCDLAVALERGGRGRYAGMRFTSEQMRELRYASLLHDFGKVGVREEVLVKPKKLPPLLMERVQGRFAFIRRTLEMEHYRARAHAAERGERLADAAMEARMAELERVRTLVLSANEPTILPEKAAAELDGLSALTFAGPEGMPLPYLTEEELAYLRIPKGSLTDDERREIESHVEQTYRFLVQIPWTGDLGNVAAIAYGHHEKLNGRGYPRGVGADGIPPQTRMMTVADIFDALTASDRPYKRAVSAEKAIDILHMEARDGLLDTDLVETMVESGVYRRILEVDWRAL